The Vitis vinifera cultivar Pinot Noir 40024 chromosome 7, ASM3070453v1 genomic interval tttttatgttttataatttttccttttactcATTCTTTATACTGAAATTACTTGAATAACAATTCAGAAGAATTATCATTgtttatctcatttattattcaagtttatttattattttttctattcattgTGTGTTATATTGATAGGCTGGTGGGGAAGGATCTCTTACCAAAGCaggtatatatatttattatttttttctttttgtttttaaaaaatactttatttgtTTTAGCAAATGTGGAACTGTTAATGGAGAAAAATACTGATTTAATTTTCAGAATGCCCTAAAGCATGCAATTATCGATGCTCAGACACACAATATCGGAATGCATGCCTGGAATTCTGCAACTTGTGTTGTCAGAAATGTCTGTGTGTTCCTTCTGGAACATATGGTCATAAAGAGGAATGCCCATGCTATAACAATTGGAAGACCAAGGAGGGTGGTCCAAAGTGCCCTTGAACCAACCCGTCCATTTGATTGTCTTTATCAACATGATCTTAGCCTATGGTGTGGTTGTTTAAATGcgaataaaaattgaataaattgtTCTCTATTCCTTCTCAATTGGATGGTACTCCAAACACCACTACTTCTATTACATTTTTGTCGCTCCACATTCATGACAAATGATGACTTACTATTTGTTATGCATGacaataaattagaaaataaaaacgagtgaaaattttttttacacGAAAACAAAAAGATGTAACATAGTTGTAGACATAGTACGATTGGTTGAATCACATTAAACCCTTATATACCTttctttgtaaataattttatcattatgtTCTTACATTAACATGTGACCATTGAAGTTGGTACAAAGTTTGAGAACATAAAATTTTCTAGGAATAATTTTTCCTTATGGCTAGCAATGGAAAATAAAGGATTAACTAATTGACCAAGGAGTTAACGAGGTGTTATGAAGTAAGTTGAAAAGGATACTAGTGCAGTACATCTAAAACTCCCTTGTGACGTAATAGATGATGTGAACTTGACCAATAAAGTAATTAAAGGATTATTTGGAATAGTTATCCTAGTATCCCTAACCGTAATCACTTTGCTTGGCTCCTACCACCCACCAATAAGTGAGTTTAACTGTGGCTCACTTCCGGTAATTGGAtgataattttctaaaaattgtaaggtaaagtgtttttgaaagatATGCAAGAAATCCTATTTTGGTGTAACTTCATCTCACATTACATCAATatcttagaaaaataaatttaacttaaagtcgtTCTCTTGTAGCATGCTCTTACATCCTTCGCTTCATTTAATCTTCGAAGAAATTGATTTATAACTTTATAACCTACTCAAGGAacttaaaaatatgattaaacaatttttctttgtttaatgaTCATGAAAATATGTGGGATGAAACCTTGAGCTAATATTCtacctattttttatgataataaaacTAAGGATATATAAACGAAGCTCTTCCTCAAAATATGTAATAATGTAACTAGTGAAATTCACACGTAATAACTAGTAAATAATCATAGAACATGAAACCATAAGAATTGAAGCTTATGACACATGTGAGAATCAACAATCCAAATTATAGCATGAAGTGTACAAAAAAGAACTACATCTAAAGCATATCATGCCCAAAATAACCATGAGAACAATAACATGTTAAACTCTAACTATATCAACATGCATGCTTGTAGTAAAGTCATAGTAACATATCCATTTGTAAGTATAAATGCACATAAATGTCCTAAAATATCTCTTcctttttgaaaactttaaagAGTGAGAATGTAGGATGAGCTATGGCAGGGCTAAGAAGGAATGGAAGTGGAAAATTATAGCAAAGAAAAGTTAGAATCTTAAGGTGTTAAGCTTCGATTTGTGTGATGATGACACCAAGTTAAAAGCATATCTAAGTTACCTAAGCATGAAGAGTAGTCATCATAAGATACAAATAATGCAATTTATGAAGTGTGTTGGAAGCTCCACTCTTATGACTCCCTAAAGCATCATTTGATCTAGAAAATGAGACTAGCTAGAGTTGGAGACATTAATATAATGGGGCTAAGGTAGTAGCATAAGCCATTAGAAGAAGGATATCCTCATATGTACTATCTCGACCACCACATCATCCCTCTATACTATCTGACAAATCAAATAGTATTTcctcttaatttgtttacccTAATGATGATTTCTTAGTTCTTTAGATTGTGGCACTACCCTAATGTTATCATAGAACAGTATCATGGGTTATACAATCAAGGGTATGACCTCAAGTCCCACAGGGAACTTTTTGTTAGGATTGAGCcccctaaaagtaagacatgatataacaaagttagacttaactgtCTCATTGTTATCCTTTTGGTGCATTGATATTGATATGAACATTTAGCTCATGCCTCTTACATTATACataacttgggtgcattaggagttgcacaaaagatacaaaTCATGAGTTcgttgtaagtagataagttgttcacAGTCGGTTCATAAATTtaggcaatctagtagagatggtagtgcaccacttcctaattagagggatgacttgtcttagctATCGAGATGGGTTTCTCGTGGTGAGTGCAATAGTGTATGTGATCACACTGAACAAGacttatggtgaatcatgacacaaggatatcaattttcatgattcactaaactACTATACTGTATGTACTCTTAACCTTAAGAGGATGTTGAGCTTGTGCCAAAGTCAACATGAGGTTTCGACCTATAAGTGAGACCTTAAAGTAGTCATATGTCCCTATGGATTTGGTCACTATTAATAGAGGCCGGTGGCAACAAGTATTTTTAATAGAGATACTaagatatctcatgggattgagacagtgtatctccttgggtgatccaaaggacatgtgatcatgaaatatatGACCATAGTACttcctttagtgaaatttgacatatgctcttaaaGTTAAAAGTATATcatttgatcatataataagtgagAACTATAACTAAAAAATTTGAGAGGTATTCTTTAtaagtgataacactaccttattagattacggACACCAACTCATAGGGAGTCTACATGCGTGACCTAAACACTTGGtatctcattgtaatatacataggatactagagtacAATTGACTCTTTGTAGCGGGATGTTaagttaatttcaaaatttgattatgagagAGCCAGTACTCCtgtgggtcccaatggtcctcaTGATTagctcaaattccttgatgacatggtttatgatggttggatgagtttttagttcacttttatgcataaaagGACATttaggtaattacacaaggttgcacagGAATAAGTGAATGGTATTTATGGattagattaattgattaattaggccttgtatggttaattaatcaaatgacaatctttttgggctagattaagtcacctaagcccatggtgggcttaagtgacttaagcctagtaggaaacctataaatacacctttaagggttagggtttccatgtCTTGCCATTTTCTCCCTACGGTTTAGAGAAAACCTTAGTCTCAGTGcctagacacaaggaagagtcattgagtagaagatcatggtgtttacgagaTCCATAATGtctttggagttatctacattGATTAGAATCtatttgggaacatccagatcaaaggtatgtggctTTATTATCTAGATTTATGATTTCTGTGGCATCAATATAGACTTTTGAATACCTTGTTTTCTACtttgatagatttagagagcttAAGATAGATTTTCATGTACCTTATGTGATCCAGGGCATGGAAATTGAGTGATCTGAGGTTCCTAACAACTAGTGTCATAGCCTTAGGATAGGTTCTAGCATGTTAGATCTATTATAGGGTGTGCTAACTCTATTTTGCAGGGTTGTTTTATTCATCACATGACCTTAAGGTCATGGTGCTTGTCTCATTCTCAttcataggtcaaagcctcctgtTGATTTTAACATGAGCTCAATATCATCTTAAGGTTAAGAGTTCATGTAGTATAATAGCTTGGTAAAATATGACACAATTGATAGCCTCACATCATGATTTACAGtaggtcatgtccaatgtgaaaccatactagtgcactcaccatgggaagcCTATCTTAATgactaagacaagtcatccctcaaattaagaggtaatgcactacagtctctactagattgcccaaatctatgaattaactatggacaacttattgTCTTATAAGGAATTAACCCATAACTTATATCCTCTATGTAACTCCTAATACAACCAAGTCGTATACAATGTAAGTGATATGGGTGTATATGTTTAAATAACCAACCTTgcataaataaatgagataaaaaagtgaactagaaacataaataaataaatttataaacgAATCTAAaactattacatcatgtcatgctttctaaGGCTTTATCCCAACACTCTCCACCTTGATTAAATCAAAGTACCTTGGGGCCTTGACCTAATTAGTTCTccaattatatattaaattcctTGAATTTATCTAAGACGTCAAATTTCCTATACATAAGGTAAACATAACCATATCTAAAGCAATCATTAGTAAAAGTGATGAAAGACTCATACCCTTCACGAGTTTAGACATGAAAAGATTTGAATACTTCAATATGCATTAACTCTAGACATTCTTTGGCTTTAACCTGTTTAGTAGTAAAAGGcttcttggtcattttaccttCAATATAGGATTCGTAGACTGGAAGGTCTTCTAGAACTACTAAGTACAAAGTTCTAGATTTAACTAGTCTTTTAATCCTATTTAGATTTTTATGATCGAAGTGTAGATGccataaatatgtttgattagGCATCTTCCTTTTTAGTGAGACATGATGATTTTCAACAacagaaaaaatagaaataagggTAATATGAAAGAGATTGTCAACCAATGGACTTGagcaaataaatgaattattctttctaataaaaacacttttattgaaataaattgaataattgcATTTAGttaaactaaaaaatgaaatcaaattctttataaACATAGGCACATAAAGTCATTCCTTGAATTCTAGAtgtttattattctttaatacTAGGGCAATATCTCTCACTGCTTGCATAACTATCCTCAAAACAAATGCTAGAGTCAAACACATCTCTCTTTCATTCAACCTTTGTTCTAGTTGAAACCCCTGTAAAGATTTATAGTTGTGATTAGTGGCTTTAAAATCTATCCACAAAGAATTGGTGGAATCTAATAGTAAATATGATTCAACTAAAAGTGAATGAAACATACCTTTTTATCTCATCAAGAATTTAGGACATTCCTTCTTCTAGTGACCCTTCTTACCATAAAAAAACACATGTTTTTTCCCTTACTCTTTGACCTTTCCCTACTTTGGCCTTCCTTTACTTAGTATTCTTAAAAGATATATAACTACGAAATCATTTTCCAAGGATTTTTTCATTAATCAAAAAGGAAAGTTGGGAGCTTAAAGACAATTAGGTATCATCCAAGTCTCAACCATATATATATTGGGATAAAGCCTTGGAAAGCGtgatatgatgtaacaattTTAGactcattaatatatttatttatttataaatgttaTTCTTTTTAGTATCCCTTATGCATTAATTGTTTATCTAAGCATACACGCTCATATTTCTTACATTGTGTACATGACTTGGATACATTATGTATTGTACATAAGATATAAGTCATGGTTTCCTTGTAAGTTGATAAGTAGTTCACAGTCGGTTCTGGACTTGGATAATCCAATAAAGATTGTAGTATACTACCTCCTAGTTGGAAGGGTGGTTTGTCTTGGCCGTCGAGATAGGTTTTTCATGGTGAAGGCACCAGTATATGCGGTTATGCATTGGATAGCatctatggtgaatcatgatgtaagactatcaattgtcatgattcaccaagatACTATGCTAAAAggactcttaaccttgaaaggatattaaacttgtgctaaagttagcaacagattttgacctatgggtgagaccctaatgtggtcatatatttatatgaattgggtcactattgattgAGGCTGATGACAATagatattcttaataaaggcactataatatctcataggattgaaaTTGTGTGACCCATTGGGATGATCCAAAAGACatgatctagaagactatggtcATAGCATTTCACttagtggaatttgatatatgcttcTTGGacctagagtatgtcaattgatcacataatacaTGGATAttggatttgtaactcaagaattgaagaggtaatcttgataggtgataaaaTTACCTTATTAGACTatagacactagttcatggagAGTTTGTATGTAGTAGATGGTAAGTCACGAACCCAAACATTTGCTTTGTTGTAATTATATAAGATACtgaagtgtagttgattctccttagtggaatgttgaattaacttcaaaattggattatgagggaacTAGCATTTCCTTATAGGTCCTAATGGTCCTTGCTCGAGCTCCTAAATCATAGTTGCACTTTTGTTTTGAGGGATTTAGGTTTTAAGTTCATAAGTGTGCACAAgggtgttttgataaaaatgcaaGGTTACACTAaatcttatgaattgtctttttggattgagttaattaattaattaaaacctaatgcaattaattaattaggaccaaGTGGACTGGATTAGGTGACTTAAGCTCAATTTAGGCTCAAATTACTTAAGCCCAtaaggaagcctataaatacccccatAAGGGTTAAGGCTTCAAGTTTTTGCCATTCTATCTTCCAGATAGCTTCAAGAGAGAGTAACCCTAGCCCCTCTCTAGAAAGAAAGGCCCATCATTTTCTCGTGCCTAGATCCTTGTGAGGAATAATCGAGTAGAAGAGCATCGGGTAGACAAGTTCCAAATAGTTTTCTATAGTTTCGGATTCCTCTATGATGTCTTCATTGGATTAGAGACAATCTGGAAACATCCAGATCAAAGGTATGATCTCTATACTCTCTAAATCTATTGTTTTTGGTATTTATAGCCATGTTATTCCGTTGTGATAGATTTATAGATGCCTATGGTAAGAAGCATACACCTATGATCAAAGGCTAGAG includes:
- the LOC100854588 gene encoding gibberellin-regulated protein 12, which gives rise to MAQSSNLQSIFLLLLVAFMLLVDVSIAGGEGSLTKAECPKACNYRCSDTQYRNACLEFCNLCCQKCLCVPSGTYGHKEECPCYNNWKTKEGGPKCP